In the Manis javanica isolate MJ-LG chromosome 12, MJ_LKY, whole genome shotgun sequence genome, GCCGAGGGCAGATGTCAGCTGCGTGGGAGATATGTGGCAGACTGAGGCCCGCAGGGACCAAGGGAGAGAGATGCGGAAAGCCTGAGTCAGACCAAGGAGATCTTTGCAGGGTGgagatatttgaagaaacaaactACGAAGGGAAAACAGAGACACTGAGCAAGTGAGGGGGAAAGGCAGATGCTGAGACAGCATGGTCTGGGCTGCTGAGGTTAATGTGGTGACAGGAAGGTGGACATTCTGGATGGTGACAGAGGCTGAGGGGAAAGACAGGCATATGAAATACAGGCACGCAAGGCATTGGCTGTGGGCCAGTGTTTAAGCCCACTGGATCTGGAGTTTGCTGCCAGTTTGGATCTCAGCTCCTCTACCCACCGGCTGACGTCGGGTGAATTGTGTACTGTCTTTGAGCCTTGGCTTCCTTATCTCTACAGTGGGGACCCTTAGAAAACCTGTCTCATAATGGGGTTATAATGTAGCACTTAAAGCAGGGCTgggacatagtaggtgctcagtaaatgacaGTTATGATTATGATTATCAAGAGGGTGGGAAAGAGATTGCAACAGAGAACAGgagatggagagacagacagCAGAGGAAGAGATGGGGACTGAGGGAGAGAGTAGGGCAGGAGTGTGgtgaggcagggaggtgggaaagAGAGGAGTGGTGGGAAGGGGCAGCAGGAAGGGGAAAGGTGAGTGTAGGGGGCACGGGAGGGACAGGACCTCTCCagcaagggggaggggagaagaggataGGGTGGGAGCTCCTTGAGAACAGGAACAATGCCCTGCCTGCCTCAACATCCCAGAGTTGTGCCCAGCACAGGGTCTGTGCATGGGAGGGCCTCCGTGGAGCTTACTGACCTGAATGCAAGCAGGAGCCAGGGAGCGCCTCCTTTCCTGCCCCCTCCAGGTCTCTGTGCCCCTCTGTGCTGGTGGTTGCCAAGGTTACCTGCTGAGCTGTTCCTGCAGTGTCTTCAGCAGCCATTCCTGCTCCTTCAACAGCTGCTCCTGGTGCTGGGCCTGCTCCTTGGTCTTCCAGAGCCCTTGTCTAAGGCTCTTTGGGGAGgataaagggaagggaaagagaaggtgCTAGAGGAAGGCAGAGATGGCAGCCTGGGTCTGACCTGACAAACATCCCATGAGACCCCAGGCCATGGGGGATGTCCCCAGGGGGGAGGGAAGGACTGGGAACTGGAGCCcccatttttttcactgaaagagGGAAGTTACAAAGCTCAAGGATATGAAGACTCTGGCTACAGAGGAGGCTGAGACAAGGCTTGAAAACAATCCCTGGGAAAACATCTACAAGAAGAGTAACTAAGTGGGATCTGCAACAGTCGAACTTGACATTGGGCAGAAATCTGTAGATCATGAGGGCTGTAGACTTGAGAACAAGTGACTGCCCCAAAGGACAGTTGGGAAGGGATCTCAAACTCGAGTGCCTACAGGGGATAGGCAGGTAGTATTGAATAAAGTGGGCCTGGTGCGAGGCAATAGGGAGAGGTGGGGACAGTGGTCAACTGAACAATACATGGCTTTCAAAAGGGTATCCTCAAATAATAATGCTGTGCAGACCAATAAAATTGGTCTGTGGGCTGGAATGGCCCCCAGCTTACCAGTGAAGTCCCCATCTTTACCCCCATCCATTAAATATTAAACCATCCATTTTGGGGGTAAAGAGGGGCTAGGTTGGAGAGAGAAGAATAGACAGGTACAGAGCTCAAGTGCTCTCACCTTGACCACATCCTTCAAGGCCACTTCTGCTTGCTCCTCCCTTCCGGTCACACTGGTCACTCCTTGCTCTTGTAGCTTCTCTGTGGTGCAGCCTTCCTTTGCTCCCAGGCCCCGGAGGACCTGGGGCTCCCTTGGAATGTGAGGCATTCCCCACCCCTGCCTGTTCCTTGACATTGTGTCCATTATCATCTCTTTGGGGCTGGGGGCTAGCAGTGTATGGACATGACCCCATTCTGCTTCCCCTTCGTGAGCCCCTGCTGTTGTTCTCTGACCCTCTGCACCTGGCAGagcccctctgccctcagctTCTGCCTCTATCTCCCTCAGAGCCCCTTTGGTTCCCTCGCCCTGCCCCTGGAAGCTGAGTGTTGAGTTCTCCAGGGAGACTCCAGTCCTTGGGGCTCCCTTCTGGTCTTGCTGAAGCTCCTCCCCCTCTGACTCCCACATGCTCTGGGAGGGCCTGAGGTTCCTGGgatcttctctcttctttcccaaaGAGGGAGGAGGATGGTTGTGTTGCTGGGACGTAGGGAGTCCAGCTGACCAGTCTTCCCTGCGTGCATCTTGCAGACAGCCAGCTTGGCTGGCATGTGGCTCCTCTGGCTGGACTCCTGTGGGGCCTCCAGATGTGGCTGAGATCTGCAGAAAAGTCCCCCCAAACCACTATTGCTCTCAGCACCAACACACCCACCTGGTACATGGGAGAGGCTGTAGCCCTAATCCAATGGGCTTGCTAAATATGTGGCTTCTAGGGCCCTCCTGCTGGAAATGGgggttcagtaggtctgggtcCGGGCCCAGGAATCTGAATGTTACTATAAGCCCAGGGAATTGAGGCCCAAGTTCTGATCTGGTCAGGGAGCAGTAGACTTCTCAATGCCCTTTCCTACCTTGTCTCAGCCCACATCCTCTCCCTCCTTCACCTCGTCTTCTGCATTGGTCTGAAGTCCCTTAAGTTCTTCCCACTCTATCCTCTGTTCCTGCCCCCTGAACTTGACGTtttgcatttcagttttcttgtctgtaaaatgggaatggcaATACCTGCCTTGCAGGGCTGTGGTGAAAGATTACAGAGACCAAATGCCAGGTAAGAGTCACTCtcaggaaggcttctctgagctcTCCTGCTGTCCTGTGCATTCTGCATTACTACACTTAACAGGTGTGTGCCATGTGTTCCTCCTGCAGGTCAGAGACTGGGTGCTTGTGGGATCTGTGCCTGGTGCCTGGACGGGGTAGGGTGGGGTGTGCACAGTGAGCTTGTGGAATGATAACCACAAGCTACCACTTACCGAGCAGATAGTTGGGACCCTTGCTGTGTGCTGCACATGGGCTGTCCCCATGCATGTGCACAACCACCCTCTAAGGCAGGATGAGCGACCGGCCCAAGGACCAtgcaaggggcagagctgggatttgaacctaagGATCTGGTTCTTCAATTACTCCCTGAACTGAACGTTTACAAATTGTCCAGCAGAGTTTGTTTCCCTGCTCTCCTTCCTACAAGCTTCTGGTCATCTTccccagcacctcctcctcccctgggccACTGGCTCACACAGATGGTGCTTGTGGTCCCTTTCTCTCTATTATCCTCACCACCTGAGGAATAGGAGCCTTCTCTTCCCCTGTGGCTCCCTGGTCCCCAGGTCTACCCAGTGGCCTCTCTCTCTGTCCAGCTGGGTCAGGGCTCAGTTACTTGTCAACCTGAGGGTTCcagcagagacagagaagaggcAACTCAGAATGAGGTCGGGTGGAGGCACCTGCTTTGATGAATCTTTGGCCTTTCTGGGTCTTCTTCCCTGGGTCAGGCGGGAATTGGAGCAGCAGGACCTGAAAGTAGAAGTGGCAGGGAGACCCTGAGCCCCTCTCCAGCAGTGGTCTTGAGCCTCAGTTGCAGGATATCCCATCTTTCCAATACCCATTAATCCCACCACCCTTCCCAGCTTCCCATATTCTACCCTCATACATGCACCCGCCTACATCTGTCCATGCACCCCTCCCTCCATTCACCCTTACATCCCATTCCAACATCCCACTCTTCCTCCTTCTAGCCCTCTACCCCAACCACCCAACAATTCTTTAGTGTGAGTGCATCCTATGCAGCATCATGGGACATTGTGAGATTGTGCTGGGAAAACAGAAGGCTAGGGAACTGGAGAATCAGGGCGTCAGGGGCCGAGAAGGGAAGAACTGATGGCACTAAGGCAGAGAGCCTGGAGGGTGCTGGGGATGGGTGCTGGCCAAATGGCAGCAAGCCTTGAAAAGAGGCTTCCTTCCATGTTGGACGTACTCACTCTGAGAACATGGGCCAGGCCCCATCCAGGTCAGGCCACTGCAGGTCCAAGTTGAAGGTCACCCCATTGAGAGTGTAGAGGGAGTCCAGGAGGTCTTCCTGGAGTTCAGGGCACACCAGAGGGCTCTGGGGGCCATACCATTCCCTGTGTGAACAGTGATTAGTAGCTTCGGCCTTTGGGTTAGGTGGTATTGCCACCCCCTACCTCAGAGTGTCCGCCTCTACTGTACACTGTAATGGGATGGTTCTCCAGGCAGGTCGTGGTCTTGGGGAGCAGGAGGCCCAAGCATCATGGTGCTAACAGGACTGCTGGGTTCTAACCTCCCGTCTGCCCTTTCTTTGACTTTTACTTCATGACTGTCATTTTAGTCATCCTAAATATTAAGCCATCCATTTTGGGGGTAAAGAGGGGTCTTTCACAAGGGGGGACAGTGGGCTCAGATGGTATCAGTAGGAGTGTGTCTCAACAGCCCACCTGGTCAGCTCTGGGTTCAGGAGGCAGAGCTGCAGGGACTCAGCCAGCTGTCCCTGGACAAGGCAGAATCGGATAAAAGCCCGGCCTCTTCCCAGTGGGGTCTTCAACTGCAGGGTGCACAGGGGCAAAAAGGGGAGAGGTTGTAGGACAGAGGGAACTCAGCCAGTGCAGAGAGAGAAGATGAGAACGAGCGGTCGATGAGAAGGGGTGTCATGGGATTTGGGCCTATGGGAGGAAAGAGGTGGCTGGGCAGGTGCTGATGGCAGGGCTAAGAGGTGAGGACCAGGTGAGGGCCCGCAGGGATggatgaggaagaggaagggcTTCGGGCAGGCCTGTGTCTCCCTGCCCCAAGCCATCCCCACCAAAGGCCTGGTGCCAGGGTCTCATCATGCTGAAGCCAGCCTCCCCACCACTTGGCTCTGGACACCTTGTCCTGTGAGTGGACGAATCGGACCAGCTCTGTGTCCCCCCGCTGCTGCCACAGGGCAGTGCAGAGGAAGTCCCAGTAAGTCTTCTGAGGCCTCAGGAAGCTCTTCTGCTCTTTCTGGTCAAACTGGGAGCAAGACGAGGGAAAGAAAAGTGTAGAAATGTTTCCTCTCTAAACCCACTTCGTATTTCAGCATGCCAAGCGGTCACATGGTAGAGGGGAAAAGGCTCGTGCAGACAGACCTAGTTTCAGCACCTGGTGTTGCCCTTCCTGGCTCTGTGACTAGGAGCAAGctgcttgacctctctgagccttcagTGTTCTCATGCGttcatttattccagaaatgcttATTGACTCTTACTATGTGCTGGCTCTCTTTCTATGCCCTGGGGATACAGCACTGAACAAAACTGACCTCATCTGCTTACATCTTGGTAGCAGAGGCAGACAATGAATAAATTGAGTAAGTAAAACATAGTACATTCAATAGTGCTGAAACTGCTAAGGAGAAAAGGGATATAGAAACAGAAAGGGAATAGAAAGTGTAtggtgtgtacatgtatgtgtgtatgtggcttgtgtgtgagatgtgtgtgtgtgtgtgtgtgtgtgtgtgtgtgtgtgttttaacactTTAGATTAGGGTTGAGAGAAAGCCTCACTGAGGAGGTACTGTTCAAGTCCAgatctgaagaaaatgagaagttgTGCTGTCCAGAGTTCtgggagaagagcattccaggtagagggaatagcaagtgcaaagaccctgaggtagGCGCATTCCTGGTGTGTTTCAGGAAGatcaaggaggccagtgtgactgGAGAGCAATAAATGAGCAGAGTGGCGGGAGGTTCACACATGCACAGAACATACATACACTACATATGCACAAACCTCATGGACACACATGccacacacggacacacacacacagacataggAAGGGTAAAGGTGTGGATGTGGGAGGAAGAAAGGTAGTCAAACACCTCAGGGGGTTTGAATGAGAATTACATAAGGTGGGGTCATGTGAAGGGCTtaacttggcacatagtaaatactcaataaaagctAGTAGTAGTGATGACTGGGGCTCTAAGCAGCAGCAAAAGGGCCAGCCCTAGGACATCCTCTGAAACATTTGTCTTCAGACCAGCTTGGTTGCCCAGCTGCaccaccctgccccacctcacTTCCCAGAGGCGGCAGTGACAACCTCTGGGAGTGAGGTTAGGTGTCAGGAAGGACTTGCTGGCTCTTATTGTGCTGGTAACAGAGGAGGCAGTGGCTCTTCCAGCAGCATCTGGGCAAGTTCTCGGGTTATttgggcctggggaggggagaggagaggagagggaggcccACCTGTAGCAGCAGCTCCAGGCACCCACAGAGTCTGTGCAGCTCCGCACTGGCATCTGTCACTggctgctgcccacccccatAGCGCTGGAGGATGGCCGAGATGGCAGCTGTGGGAGGATGGGGGACAGCAGGCCCCAGGCAGTGGGGTTTCTGAGGGAGAGGCTCCTAAGGCCCCTCACTACTCCCCCAAGGAAGTCTCAGAAAATCTCTCGGGACACACTCACCTTTCAGGTCCCTGGTAACCTTGAGGCTGGCCCCCTCTTCTGCcatgaatatttgaaaatgatgtgATTCCTTGTTTGGCTCTGAAAGGTCAGCGCACAGAGGAGCCGCTGGGTTCAGCTGCCCAATCTCCCCTTATATGAGGGAAGAGAAGAGCCAAGAGAAAGCATGTGACCACTCCAGGGTCACAGAGAAAGTTTACTGGGAAGATAAAAACCCAGCCTTTTCTTGTAGGTCAGTGTGAAAATGGGATGGTGTGGTCCCCACTTATGGAGCTATTTCTGGGTACCCAGCACTGTGCCATATACCTGACATCCTTCTTCCAGTTCCCACAATAATCCTAGGAGGTTATTGACTTCATTTTATACAAGGCCAcagggaagctcagagagggtaagtcTTTTACCCAGTGTTGCAAAGCTGTAAGTGGTAAAGCTAGAATTTGAACTCAAGTCTGTGTGCCCACAGGGCCCATGTTCTTGGCCCCAACTTGACGTGAGTAGCCTTATAAATGCTTATGCCATGTGGGCACTGGGCTAAGGGAATGTCACCTCTCTCCCCCACAGAGAGCCTTGCCAGAGCCTTGTCATCATTCTTGAGACAGACATCCATCCTTTCCTGGGCCCCAGCTGAGTGGAAAATGTGTGTGCTTtgagcagagggaggcagaagtAAAGTGAGGCCCCAGAGCTGAGTCAGGGCCAGAATGCTGGGCACATGGGGAGAGCAGGTCACCTGGCTTTAATCCTGTCCCCCTCCCCCAGAGGAATCTCAGCCTGCTTTTCCCCCAACAggtcctgaggctcagagaggaatgCTGCTCCTGAAGGCCCGGGATAAAGAGCCTGGAGTAAAGCCCAGGCATGGGCTGGGGAACCCAGGCGTCCTGCCTCCCAGACTGTGGCATTGAACTTGGGGAGTGGTGGGAGTGAAGAAGCAGTGGGACACAGTGCAggggacaggagagggaaatGAAGGTGAATGAGGGAGGGTCGGTGGGGGGATGTGTTCAGGGAACACTGAACTGGGACTTAAGAGCCCTGGGTCCTCAGCCCGGCACTGCCAGTAactcactgtgtgaccctgggcacatCATTTGCTTTCTTGGCCCTCAGCTTCCCTACCTGTAGACCAAGAGGCTGCACTGAGGGTCTCTGTAGCCCCTTCCAGTCCAGCTCCTCTATGAAATCCATGAACACCTAGATgtgcctcctcttctccctcatctCCACCCAGGACTCCTGTGCCCCTGGCTCCTGCCATCACTCCTTTCTCTAGTCCCCCCACCAGCCTGGCTCAGGGGTACCCTGCTACTCACCTGGAAGGCCTGGCTGCTTGGAGAGCGGGCACTGTAGCCTGAGCCCGGCACTTGCGGCTGTGGTGCCCAGCAAGCCTTTCCCAGAGTTTGTCCTCTGGGAAGTGATTCAGGCTCAGCCTAGCTCCCTGGAGGGGGAAGCCCTGCTGGGCGGGGAGGAGCAAATGCTACCTGGcagaagtggcagaggcagggtgAAGGGCACCAGGGCAGAGTGGGTGAGATGGAGTACTGCTCCCCTCAGGCAGACGCGGGGAGATTCACTTGTTGGCCCAATGCGATCACAGAGGGTAGGGAAACTGCTGCGATGCAAATTTCCTTCCCCTTCTCGTCACTCGTTCTTGTCGTTCTCCCTTGACGCCACCAGGTGGCACAAAGAGGCTGTGATGCCCCCGGCCTGATACTCTGCTAGGTCTTTTCTGTCACTTGGTTGAAGTGCGGtgcaggtggggaggagaggacaAGGGTCCCACCACAagtctcccttcccctccccacttcaGTTTCCTGAGGGGCTTGCGAATGCTGGTCACCAGTGCCATCCTCTCTGTCCCGGAGCTCACTCCTGGTGAGATGCCCTGCCCAGTCATGGGCCAGGTGGGTTGCTGAGGCGCTCCCACCTGGGCGGGGCTCTTCCTCCTTGAGACTGGTCTTCCCACCGCCTGGTCCTCGTTTTTCTAGGTTGGGATGCCCCAAAGGTCAGCACTGGGGGCAGGGAACAGAGGAGCAGGCACCGACCAGCTAATGTTTCACAAACCCCGGAGCCACTGCGGACAGTGGCACACGCGGTACccaagcccagctctgccctcccgCCGCCACTCCCCACCTGTGTCTCCTTCTCTGGGACCTGGTGTCCCTGTGCAGAAGCCCAGTCCCACGCCCTGTCCCCCGTGTCCCTGTCTCCCCGTCTCTCCCATATTCTCTCTCCCTAtctgcttcctgcctctgccGTCGCGCCGTCGGTCCCTTTCTCTCTCGCCCAGACTCAGCCCGACCCCGCCGCCGCCCCTCCCCGCGCCACCGCGCCCTTGGGTCTCCCTCTGTCACTGGCTGCGTCCGGGCGACCTTGTCACCGCCCCTCGCCAGGCCCCGCACTCTCCCGCTTCCTGGCGGCGAGGGCCGAGGAGGCTCCGGGCGGGGACGCGCTGGGGGCGTCGCCACCCCCTTCCCGACGTCGCAGGCGCCTGGGGCCGAGCGGTGGCCAGGGCGGGGGCGGGCCGGCTTCCCGGGCGCCCGCGTCCCCGCCCCCGGCCCTGGCCCGCCGGGCCCTGGGCCGGATGGGCTGCACCGTGAGCCTGGTGTGCTGCGAGGCGCTGGAGCCCGGGGCCCCCTGCGGCCCCCAGCCCTCGGGGAGTCCCCCGGCCCCGGTGCAGGCTGACGGCTGGGAGTCCCGGGGGTGGGCCCACGCCGAGAGAAGCCGGCTGCTGCTGCAGGTAGGGCGCTGCGGGGGCCGGTGGGGGGAGCACTCCTCGAGTCTGGGCCGGTGGTGGGCAGAGACAGGTAAGGAGCCACGTCAGGAAAGTGCCTGTCGGCAGTTGTCCCAGGTGAGCGGGTTGGGCCAGTACCAGGTGGAAGGGCAGCAGGTTAGGCTGAGATCTCACCTGAGTCTCTTACACTCTCGAGAGGAGGGTATGTAGGCCTTGACCCTTAAAGGGGTAAATAGTTCAGGTGAAGTTTAGGAGCTAAGAAGCGCAGGGCTGAGAGTGCTGGGGAGAGGCACTGAGAAGTCATTTCTCCTGAGCTGTCTGTCCTGTTGTGTCCCATGGCTGTCCCACAGCTGTGGCTGTTGTCCCTGACCAGGGCTCTgcagccaggagggagggaggcttctGAGCCGGGAGGGCCCCACTAGAGCAAGAACTGACCTGAGGATGGTGGGACATCTGGCCCCTCATCCCTGAATTCTCTGCTCTGGGGAGGTCTTGGAACCTTGCAGTGGGGAACTCAcccagaggggtggggtggggataggCTGTTTCCAGGAGGCAGGTGTTTGTTGTGGATGAAGCATCTGTCCGGGAACCAATAGGCCTCCTATAGGTGTGGACACCAGATTTctccaaggaggagaaagaggaggtatTTGGGGTCACTAGGGACTAGATAACCCTGCTTTAGGCTCTTTGCGTAGTACCAGCCTGTCTCCCTGTTTGGTGGCTGTGAAAGCTGTGGCCTCCTAAGATTTATTTGCTGTGTGGGGTTTGGATTATGCTGGTGTCTTACATCATTCTGCTTGGGGCACACAGGGTTTAGGCGATTCCAAATGTACCCTGTGACCACATCCCAGCCCCCTTCTCCCCGTTCCCTGGGGCAGCCAGTGAAGCCAGGTGTGTGTGCCAAAATGACCCCTTTGCCCCACTTGACTGGGTGCCCCTCCAGGACGTGGGCTAGGGTGAGCTGTAGCCCCGATGGCTACCGTGATGGCTGACCCTGGTGAGGGACAGGCTTGATAGGGCCTAGCTGCTGCCAGAACCAGGTGGCGGCAGCCAGGCTGTGCCTCTTGGAGGCCTGAGTCTAGCTTAGGGCCCTGGGGACTGGGTGAGGCCTGGGGCTGTCATGAGGCATCCCAGACCACTGCTTCTCAGTCCTGGCAAAGGGGCACAGGGTCCAGGGAGTGCAGGTGGCACAGCAGAACCCCCAGACTGTAGaacccctccagaggccctcagggCTCCTCCTCTGCCTCAGAGCGTCATGAAccttcctctgtcctcagagctTTCAGGGGTAAATGAGCTCATAGTCCCTCCTTTACCTGACTTTGTCTGTGGTCAGACCCTTTTTGACCTGACTTTGTCTGCTGGTGGGTCTCCTGGATTCCCCGTCTTCCTACCTTCTCTGCTCCCCATGCAGCCAGCTGTGGGGTGGGAGCCAGGTGAGCCACCTGTGGGCAGAGACAGGGACAGGCATTCAGGGACTGGGAGGTGGGATATctaggagaggggagggggagagggaggggagtgtGTGTGCGTGGGTGTGTGGTAGCCACAGGGACAGGGATGGGGATGCGTGTCTGTCTGCATGCAGATGAGCTGGTTTCCGAGTGGCCTCCTGAGAGAGTCTGGCACTCTTCCGTGCTTGCCCCCCCTTTATCTGCAGGCTGAAGctctgccctgggcccctgcCGTGGCCCTGCTCCCTGGCTCTGGCTCCAGTGACTGATGCTGATGCTGTTTCTGGGGGGGGgctgctctctccctctgccagCCCCCCATTCATACTGCTACTCGAAGGAGACTTTAGTGGCCCAGGAAGAGCATCCAGGCTCCTACTACGTTAGGTTTTTGTGGTGGGTAAACATCTTCTGGGCTCCAGGCCCCGCTCAGGAGTCAGGGCTACAAGCTACTCAGGTATCTGGGCTCCCGTCCAGGGCATTGCCACTGACAGTCCTGCCACCAACATGCCACCATTCCTGCTGCAGACCAtgcctcccctgccacccctgtTCCATAGGTTCCAGAGGCCGAGCTGTCCTTGGGCTGTGCTCATGTTACCTGTCTCCGCCCTCAGCCTGCTCTGCTCCTTGCCCCTCTGGCAGCCCTCCCCCTCCTAGGCCATATCACCCTCTTCCCCTAGCCATGCTGCCCCTACTCATCCCCCTCAGTAGGCTGTCCTTTGCTCAGGCCATACCGCCCTACTCTCTCTGGGGGCCTGCTTTGTCCCCCCAGGCCCTATTGACCATACCAGTCCCCTTCTCTGTCCTGAATTTGTGGCctgcttttcctttctgcttggaGGCTCCCAATCCTCTGAGCCCCAGCTCTGCATTATTGGAGCCTGGAGATGTAGGCCCTGTACCCCTCAGGTAACCTCTTCAGGGCCCCATGATTGCCGTATGCTCTGAGAACCCCTTGATCCCACATGCTAGCCTGCCAgtctcaggagaaaggaaggtGGGGCTTGGCACCTTTTCTGAGCATTCCCGCCAAATCCTCTTTGACCTGGGTGCCAAGGGGCCTGGCGGGCTTCTCCAGGTGCCAGCCTTACCTCTTCACTCTCTGCTGTACCCCAAGACAAGTGAGTGCTTGTTGGTTGtggcaggaacagaggggaggagactCCAGGCTGCTTCTGACTCCTCTCTCTGAAACCAGCGCTGGGGTCTGTGGTCTGGCTTCTGACCAGTAGCCCAAAGCCCTGTCAAGTTCAGGAGTTCCCCAGGAGGCCAGGTTCTACAGCCTCCCCTGCATTCCTGTTGTGGGGTCCTATACCCCTAGAAGTTCTTTAATC is a window encoding:
- the RUFY4 gene encoding RUN and FYVE domain-containing protein 4 isoform X1, producing the protein MAEEGASLKVTRDLKAAISAILQRYGGGQQPVTDASAELHRLCGCLELLLQFDQKEQKSFLRPQKTYWDFLCTALWQQRGDTELVRFVHSQDKLKTPLGRGRAFIRFCLVQGQLAESLQLCLLNPELTREWYGPQSPLVCPELQEDLLDSLYTLNGVTFNLDLQWPDLDGAWPMFSESCCSNSRLTQGRRPRKAKDSSKQISATSGGPTGVQPEEPHASQAGCLQDARREDWSAGLPTSQQHNHPPPSLGKKREDPRNLRPSQSMWESEGEELQQDQKGAPRTGVSLENSTLSFQGQGEGTKGALREIEAEAEGRGALPGAEGQRTTAGAHEGEAEWGHVHTLLAPSPKEMIMDTMSRNRQGWGMPHIPREPQVLRGLGAKEGCTTEKLQEQGVTSVTGREEQAEVALKDVVKSLRQGLWKTKEQAQHQEQLLKEQEWLLKTLQEQLSRCQEEKARLQAELEQKQQEAERRDAMYEEELGRQRDLTHAMKRRVLELIQEKDGLWRKVQHLSSMAPGCCVSCSKIFGRLSRRYPCRLCGGLVCHACSVDYKKRERRCPFCSQEGEAQVP
- the RUFY4 gene encoding RUN and FYVE domain-containing protein 4 isoform X2, with protein sequence MAEEGASLKVTRDLKAAISAILQRYGGGQQPVTDASAELHRLCGCLELLLQFDQKEQKSFLRPQKTYWDFLCTALWQQRGDTELVRFVHSQDKLKTPLGRGRAFIRFCLVQGQLAESLQLCLLNPELTREWYGPQSPLVCPELQEDLLDSLYTLNGVTFNLDLQWPDLDGAWPMFSESCCSNSRLTQGRRPRKAKDSSKQISATSGGPTGVQPEEPHASQAGCLQDARREDWSAGLPTSQQHNHPPPSLGKKREDPRNLRPSQSMWESEGEELQQDQKGAPRTGVSLENSTLSFQGQGEGTKGALREIEAEAEGRGALPGAEGQRTTAGAHEGEAEWGHVHTLLAPSPKEMIMDTMSRNRQGWGMPHIPREPQVLRGLGAKEGCTTEKLQEQGVTSVTGREEQAEVALKDVVKSLRQGLWKTKEQAQHQEQLLKEQEWLLKTLQEQLSSLVDFLEPSRSH